Proteins found in one Epinephelus fuscoguttatus linkage group LG4, E.fuscoguttatus.final_Chr_v1 genomic segment:
- the si:ch73-62b13.1 gene encoding carbohydrate sulfotransferase 1-like isoform X1 produces the protein MSGTISLNDSDFSTQRLKVCLRYLVREGCRARGGGRMECSWKTVLLLVCASLGVQYTAIRTLRDSLSGPCQGTYRCQTRHHRDSRWRALCDDSWMPIESPRKHILLFATTRSGSSFTGQLLNQHPGIFYVFEPLYHVQQAFTNSSSRLRRTLDRRALLGAYRDLLLNLYTCDLHFMENYIRPEPQDHVTSSFFRRSSSHALCSPPVCSEGGDLAASDPPDETWCPKKCGALNLTLASMSCLSREHVAIKTVRVPEVGDLRTLTEDPRLDLKIIHLVRDPRAILASRMMAFSDQFRAWKIWNATGRQPRYVDLTQITSTCKDMAASAETGLQRPAWLRGRYLLVRYEDLAFNPKEKATELYRFVGLEMEDRVRMWIAKNTNSNVSSPSEWNYRYSTTRDSRATAESWRLRLGFDIVRTVQNLCNDTLALLGYKQVHSAGELRNLSHSLVEHRTFQPATW, from the exons CGTGAAGGATGTAGAGCCAGAGGGGGGGGCAGGATGGAGTGCTCCTGGAAGacggtgctgctgctggtgtgtgcGTCTCTTGGGGTCCAGTACACGGCCATCCGGACCCTGAGGGACTCTCTGTCTGGACCCTGTCAGGGAACCTACCGCTGCCAGACCAGACACCACAGAG ACTCCAGGTGGAGAGCCCTGTGCGATGACAGCTGGATGCCCATAGAGTCGCCACGGAAGCACATCCTGCTGTTTGCCACCACGCGCAGCGGCTCTTCCTTCACCGGGCAGCTCCTCAACCAGCACCCAGGGATCTTCTATGTGTTTGAGCCTCTCTACCACGTCCAGCAGGCCTTCACCAACTCCAGCAGCAGGCTGCGTCGCACCCTGGACCGCCGGGCCCTACTGGGAGCGTACAGGGACCTGCTCCTCAATCTGTACACCTGTGACCTTCACTTCATGGAGAATTACATACGTCCAGAGCCCCAGGACCACGTCACAAGTTCCTTCTTCCGCCGAAGTTCCAGTCACGCCCTTTGCTCCCCTCCTGTGTGTTCAGAGGGAGGGGATTTAGCAGCCTCTGATCCTCCTGATGAAACCTGGTGTCCCAAGAAGTGTGGGGCCCTGAATCTCACCCTAGCCTCCATGTCATGTCTGTCAAGGGAACACGTAGCCATAAAGACTGTGCGGGTCCCTGAGGTGGGGGACCTGCGCACCCTGACAGAAGATCCACGTCTGGACCTGAAGATCATCCACTTAGTGAGAGACCCCAGAGCCATCCTTGCCTCACGCATGATGGCGTTTTCAGATCAATTCCGTGCTTGGAAAATATGGAATGCGACAGGACGGCAGCCTCGATACGTGGACCTGACACAGATCACCAGCACCTGCAAGGACATGGCGGCATCTGCAGAAACAGGCCTTCAAAGGCCAGCGTGGCTGAGGGGACGCTACCTGCTGGTGCGGTATGAGGACCTGGCGTTCAACCCGAAGGAAAAGGCCACTGAGTTGTACAGGTTTGTGGGGCTGGAGATGGAGGACAGGGTACGAATGTGGATCGCAAAGAACACCAACAGTAACGTGTCGTCTCCGTCAGAGTGGAACTACAGGTACTCCACCACCAGAGACTCCAGAGCGACAGCGGAGAGCTGGAGGCTTCGTTTGGGCTTTGACATCGTGAGGACCGTGCAGAATCTGTGCAACGACACTCTGGCCCTGCTGGGGTACAAGCAGGTGCACTCAGCAGGCGAACTCAGAAACTTGTCTCACAGTTTAGTAGAACACAGGACCTTTCAACCAGCCACATGGtag
- the si:ch73-62b13.1 gene encoding carbohydrate sulfotransferase 1-like isoform X2 produces the protein MREGCRARGGGRMECSWKTVLLLVCASLGVQYTAIRTLRDSLSGPCQGTYRCQTRHHRDSRWRALCDDSWMPIESPRKHILLFATTRSGSSFTGQLLNQHPGIFYVFEPLYHVQQAFTNSSSRLRRTLDRRALLGAYRDLLLNLYTCDLHFMENYIRPEPQDHVTSSFFRRSSSHALCSPPVCSEGGDLAASDPPDETWCPKKCGALNLTLASMSCLSREHVAIKTVRVPEVGDLRTLTEDPRLDLKIIHLVRDPRAILASRMMAFSDQFRAWKIWNATGRQPRYVDLTQITSTCKDMAASAETGLQRPAWLRGRYLLVRYEDLAFNPKEKATELYRFVGLEMEDRVRMWIAKNTNSNVSSPSEWNYRYSTTRDSRATAESWRLRLGFDIVRTVQNLCNDTLALLGYKQVHSAGELRNLSHSLVEHRTFQPATW, from the exons CGTGAAGGATGTAGAGCCAGAGGGGGGGGCAGGATGGAGTGCTCCTGGAAGacggtgctgctgctggtgtgtgcGTCTCTTGGGGTCCAGTACACGGCCATCCGGACCCTGAGGGACTCTCTGTCTGGACCCTGTCAGGGAACCTACCGCTGCCAGACCAGACACCACAGAG ACTCCAGGTGGAGAGCCCTGTGCGATGACAGCTGGATGCCCATAGAGTCGCCACGGAAGCACATCCTGCTGTTTGCCACCACGCGCAGCGGCTCTTCCTTCACCGGGCAGCTCCTCAACCAGCACCCAGGGATCTTCTATGTGTTTGAGCCTCTCTACCACGTCCAGCAGGCCTTCACCAACTCCAGCAGCAGGCTGCGTCGCACCCTGGACCGCCGGGCCCTACTGGGAGCGTACAGGGACCTGCTCCTCAATCTGTACACCTGTGACCTTCACTTCATGGAGAATTACATACGTCCAGAGCCCCAGGACCACGTCACAAGTTCCTTCTTCCGCCGAAGTTCCAGTCACGCCCTTTGCTCCCCTCCTGTGTGTTCAGAGGGAGGGGATTTAGCAGCCTCTGATCCTCCTGATGAAACCTGGTGTCCCAAGAAGTGTGGGGCCCTGAATCTCACCCTAGCCTCCATGTCATGTCTGTCAAGGGAACACGTAGCCATAAAGACTGTGCGGGTCCCTGAGGTGGGGGACCTGCGCACCCTGACAGAAGATCCACGTCTGGACCTGAAGATCATCCACTTAGTGAGAGACCCCAGAGCCATCCTTGCCTCACGCATGATGGCGTTTTCAGATCAATTCCGTGCTTGGAAAATATGGAATGCGACAGGACGGCAGCCTCGATACGTGGACCTGACACAGATCACCAGCACCTGCAAGGACATGGCGGCATCTGCAGAAACAGGCCTTCAAAGGCCAGCGTGGCTGAGGGGACGCTACCTGCTGGTGCGGTATGAGGACCTGGCGTTCAACCCGAAGGAAAAGGCCACTGAGTTGTACAGGTTTGTGGGGCTGGAGATGGAGGACAGGGTACGAATGTGGATCGCAAAGAACACCAACAGTAACGTGTCGTCTCCGTCAGAGTGGAACTACAGGTACTCCACCACCAGAGACTCCAGAGCGACAGCGGAGAGCTGGAGGCTTCGTTTGGGCTTTGACATCGTGAGGACCGTGCAGAATCTGTGCAACGACACTCTGGCCCTGCTGGGGTACAAGCAGGTGCACTCAGCAGGCGAACTCAGAAACTTGTCTCACAGTTTAGTAGAACACAGGACCTTTCAACCAGCCACATGGtag